In one Shinella zoogloeoides genomic region, the following are encoded:
- a CDS encoding peroxiredoxin, translated as MSLRINDIAPDFSAETTAGTIDFHDWIGDGWAVLFSHPKNFTPVCTTELGAMAGIEGEFRKRGVKIIGISVDPVDSHTKWKADIRTATGFDVDYPLIGDKDLKVAKLYDMLPAAAGESSEGRTPADNATVRSVFVIGPDKKIKLILTYPMTTGRNFAEILRAIDSIQLTSKHQVATPANWQQGDDVIITAAVSNEDAIARFGAFDTVLPYLRKTKQPAA; from the coding sequence ATGAGCCTGCGTATCAACGACATCGCTCCGGACTTCAGCGCCGAAACCACCGCCGGCACGATCGATTTCCATGACTGGATCGGCGACGGCTGGGCCGTGCTCTTCTCGCACCCCAAGAACTTCACCCCGGTCTGCACCACCGAGCTCGGCGCCATGGCCGGCATCGAGGGTGAGTTCCGCAAGCGCGGCGTCAAGATCATCGGAATTTCGGTCGATCCGGTCGACAGCCACACCAAGTGGAAGGCCGACATCCGCACCGCCACGGGCTTCGACGTCGACTATCCGCTGATCGGCGACAAGGACCTGAAGGTCGCCAAGCTCTACGACATGCTGCCGGCCGCTGCCGGTGAAAGCTCCGAGGGCCGCACGCCGGCCGACAACGCCACCGTGCGCTCGGTCTTCGTCATCGGCCCGGACAAGAAGATCAAGCTGATCCTCACCTATCCGATGACGACGGGCCGCAACTTCGCGGAGATCCTGCGGGCGATCGATTCGATCCAGCTCACCAGCAAGCATCAGGTGGCGACGCCCGCCAACTGGCAGCAGGGCGACGACGTCATCATCACCGCCGCCGTTTCCAACGAGGACGCCATCGCGCGCTTCGGCGCCTTCGATACGGTCCTGCCCTATCTGCGCAAGACGAAGCAGCCGGCCGCCTGA
- a CDS encoding TetR/AcrR family transcriptional regulator — MSEADTSPARRSIGATRNPASQEAILAAAEAVLLENGLGGFSIEAVARRARAGKPTIYRWWPSQAALLLDVYHSRKKAGFNYPDKGNVREDLRAYVTGLLETWEGTNGAIFRSVVAKAQGEPEALAALSAYMADRRCQSGRIIEKAQARGEVRADVRPELVTEILSSFAWGRLLTERLDVSDAEVDAVVDTVLAGIVAKPAG; from the coding sequence ATGTCAGAAGCAGACACCAGCCCCGCGCGTCGCTCGATCGGCGCGACGCGCAATCCGGCGAGCCAGGAGGCGATCCTTGCCGCGGCGGAAGCGGTGCTGCTGGAAAATGGGCTCGGCGGTTTTTCCATCGAGGCGGTGGCGCGCCGCGCGCGCGCCGGCAAGCCGACGATCTATCGCTGGTGGCCCTCGCAGGCCGCGCTGCTGCTCGATGTCTATCACAGCCGCAAGAAGGCCGGCTTCAACTACCCCGACAAGGGCAATGTGCGCGAGGATCTGCGCGCCTACGTGACCGGGCTGCTGGAGACCTGGGAGGGCACGAACGGCGCGATCTTCCGCAGCGTGGTGGCCAAGGCCCAAGGCGAGCCCGAGGCGCTTGCCGCGCTGTCCGCCTACATGGCCGACCGCCGCTGCCAGAGCGGCCGGATCATCGAGAAGGCGCAGGCGCGCGGCGAGGTGCGCGCCGATGTGCGGCCCGAGCTCGTCACGGAAATTCTGTCGAGCTTCGCCTGGGGGCGGCTCCTGACCGAGCGGCTGGACGTTTCCGACGCGGAGGTCGACGCCGTCGTCGATACGGTGCTGGCCGGCATCGTGGCGAAACCGGCCGGCTGA
- a CDS encoding acyl carrier protein, which yields MKQKIRDILGKHGALPVPVDQLADDADLYAAGLSSFASVQVMLGIEEAFDVEFPDNLLNRKSFQSVDAITRAVASLVGNAEAAE from the coding sequence ATGAAGCAGAAGATCCGTGACATCCTGGGCAAACACGGCGCTCTCCCGGTGCCGGTCGATCAGCTGGCGGACGATGCCGATCTCTATGCGGCGGGTCTTTCTTCCTTCGCCTCGGTCCAGGTGATGCTGGGCATCGAGGAAGCCTTCGACGTCGAATTCCCCGACAACCTGCTCAACCGCAAGTCCTTCCAGAGCGTCGATGCCATCACGCGGGCGGTCGCAAGCCTGGTCGGCAATGCGGAGGCCGCCGAATGA
- a CDS encoding amino acid--[acyl-carrier-protein] ligase: MDMQTSLLDRLFDTGLLIDTGVEGLYGRSGAFEDVIARFERLIDAYGGADGAEAMRFPPGMNRAHFESSGYMKSFPQLAGTVHSFCGGDLDHMSLLQCMEVGGDWTKDQKATDIVLTPAACYPLYPTIAKRGRLPAGGGLYDLQSYCFRHEPSNDPARQQLFRMREYVCMGTQEHVTTFRQTWMDRGLEMMAKVGLDVTMDVANDPFFGRAGRMMANNQRDQNLKFELLIPVTSAAKPTACMSFNYHQDAFGAKWGLNLENGDVAHTACVGFGLERIALALFARHGLDIAAWPADVRKVLGYQD; the protein is encoded by the coding sequence ATGGATATGCAAACCTCTCTTCTCGACCGGCTCTTCGATACGGGCCTGCTCATCGACACCGGCGTCGAAGGCCTCTACGGCCGCAGCGGCGCTTTCGAGGACGTCATCGCCCGCTTCGAGCGGCTGATCGACGCCTATGGCGGCGCCGACGGCGCGGAAGCCATGCGCTTCCCGCCGGGCATGAACCGGGCGCATTTCGAGTCTTCGGGCTACATGAAGAGCTTCCCGCAGCTTGCCGGCACGGTGCACAGCTTCTGCGGCGGCGACCTCGACCATATGAGCCTGCTGCAATGCATGGAGGTGGGCGGCGACTGGACGAAGGACCAGAAGGCGACGGACATCGTGCTGACACCGGCGGCCTGCTATCCGCTCTACCCGACGATCGCCAAGCGCGGCCGCCTGCCGGCGGGCGGCGGGCTCTACGACCTGCAGTCCTACTGCTTCCGCCATGAGCCCTCGAACGACCCGGCCCGCCAGCAGCTCTTCCGCATGCGCGAATATGTCTGCATGGGCACGCAGGAGCATGTGACGACGTTCCGCCAGACCTGGATGGACCGCGGCCTGGAGATGATGGCCAAGGTCGGCCTCGACGTGACGATGGACGTGGCGAACGACCCGTTCTTCGGCCGCGCCGGCCGCATGATGGCCAACAACCAGCGCGACCAGAACCTGAAGTTCGAGCTCTTGATCCCGGTGACGTCGGCCGCCAAGCCGACGGCCTGCATGAGCTTCAACTACCATCAGGACGCCTTCGGCGCGAAATGGGGCCTCAACCTCGAGAACGGCGATGTCGCGCACACCGCTTGCGTCGGCTTCGGCCTGGAGCGCATCGCGCTCGCGCTCTTCGCCCGTCACGGCCTCGACATCGCCGCCTGGCCGGCGGACGTGCGCAAGGTGCTGGGATACCAGGACTGA
- a CDS encoding glycosyl hydrolase 2 galactose-binding domain-containing protein: MILTPAGAAADPAALADFSGAIDAPVPGTVAGALERAGRFDRTAPEPLDHLDAWYTLDLSDEAPGDAVLHFDGLATMAEIWWNGTLLLTSDSMFVRHGLPVTLSGHDRLVLCFRALKPHLEKRGPRARWRPQMITPQGLRLVRTTLLGRMPGWCPEVHAAGPWRPVRLSRPAPALPSGILLSAALDPDGTGRLAIRFALDGATAATVECAGISADAVPDGNGSFGATLAIPGAEAWWPRTHGIPALHDVHIVVDGERHKAGRTGFRRIEIDRGADGRDFALRVNGTKIFCRGAVWTNADIVDLPGERTRYEALLKLAAEANMNILRIGGTMAYETPEFFALCDELGLMVWQDFQFANFDYPANDAAFIENVRREIAQFLDLNAASPSLAVLCGGSEIDQQAAMLGLPENAWAGPLTREILPALAAANRPDVPYVENSPSGGAMPFAPNAGVTHYYGVGAYCRPLEDARRAGVRFAAESLAFANVPEQVTLDAHLPVPAVHDPRWKARVPRDRNASWDFEDVRDHYLGLLYGEDPARLRREDPARYLDLSRAAVGEVMEATFAEWRRPHATCNGALVWAFQDLLPGAGWGVVDATGLPKSAWHALRRAFRPMQIVLTDEGTNGLDVHVLNDGATERRVTLELSCLRHGRQPVVSGRREFALGPHAALTLPATDLFGAFFDTTYAFRFGPPAHDVTVGRLAEADGTVMAEAFHFPRGRPAAMVPAVVTAGLRQVGEDWLLDLSADRLAQSVVIEAEGFVPSDNWFHLAPGGVKTVGLAPRPGTDPAARPKGEIRGLGVDAIISF; encoded by the coding sequence ATGATCCTGACGCCGGCCGGCGCGGCCGCCGACCCGGCGGCGCTCGCTGACTTTTCCGGCGCCATCGACGCTCCCGTGCCCGGCACGGTCGCCGGCGCGCTGGAGCGTGCCGGCCGTTTCGACCGGACGGCGCCCGAACCACTCGACCATCTCGACGCTTGGTATACGCTCGACCTTTCCGACGAGGCGCCGGGTGATGCGGTGCTGCATTTCGACGGCCTCGCGACGATGGCCGAGATCTGGTGGAACGGCACGCTGCTGCTGACGTCCGATAGCATGTTCGTGCGCCACGGCCTGCCGGTCACGCTCTCCGGCCATGACCGTCTCGTCCTCTGCTTCCGCGCGCTAAAGCCGCATCTGGAAAAGCGCGGTCCCCGCGCCCGCTGGCGTCCGCAGATGATCACGCCGCAGGGCCTGCGCCTCGTGCGCACCACGCTGCTCGGCCGCATGCCGGGCTGGTGCCCCGAGGTTCACGCCGCCGGTCCCTGGCGGCCGGTGCGGCTATCGCGCCCGGCCCCGGCGCTTCCGTCCGGCATCCTGCTCTCTGCGGCCCTCGACCCCGATGGCACCGGCCGGCTTGCCATCCGCTTCGCGCTGGACGGCGCGACGGCCGCGACCGTCGAATGCGCCGGTATCTCGGCAGATGCCGTGCCGGATGGAAACGGCTCCTTCGGCGCAACCCTCGCTATCCCCGGTGCCGAAGCGTGGTGGCCGCGCACCCATGGCATTCCGGCACTGCATGACGTCCACATTGTCGTGGATGGCGAGCGCCATAAGGCCGGCCGCACCGGTTTCCGCCGCATCGAGATCGACCGCGGCGCGGATGGCAGGGATTTTGCGCTGCGGGTCAACGGCACGAAAATCTTCTGCCGCGGTGCTGTCTGGACCAATGCCGACATCGTCGACCTGCCGGGTGAGCGCACGCGCTACGAAGCGCTGCTGAAGCTCGCCGCCGAAGCGAACATGAACATCCTGCGCATCGGCGGCACCATGGCCTACGAGACGCCGGAATTCTTCGCACTCTGCGACGAGCTTGGCCTGATGGTCTGGCAGGACTTCCAGTTCGCCAATTTCGATTACCCGGCTAATGACGCGGCCTTTATCGAGAACGTGCGCCGGGAAATCGCGCAGTTCCTCGATCTCAATGCCGCCTCGCCGTCGCTCGCGGTGCTGTGCGGCGGCAGCGAGATCGACCAGCAGGCGGCGATGCTCGGCCTGCCGGAAAACGCCTGGGCCGGCCCGCTGACCCGCGAGATCCTGCCCGCGCTCGCCGCCGCGAACCGGCCGGATGTGCCCTATGTCGAGAATTCGCCGAGTGGCGGCGCCATGCCCTTCGCGCCGAATGCGGGCGTGACGCACTATTACGGCGTCGGCGCCTATTGCCGGCCGCTGGAGGATGCGCGCCGCGCCGGGGTGCGCTTTGCCGCCGAAAGCCTCGCCTTCGCCAATGTGCCGGAACAGGTGACGCTCGACGCGCACCTGCCGGTGCCGGCCGTGCACGATCCGCGCTGGAAGGCGCGTGTGCCGCGCGATCGCAACGCCTCCTGGGATTTCGAGGACGTGCGCGACCACTATCTCGGCCTCCTCTACGGCGAGGATCCGGCCCGCCTGCGCCGCGAGGACCCGGCCCGCTATCTCGATCTCTCCCGCGCCGCCGTCGGCGAGGTGATGGAGGCGACCTTCGCCGAATGGCGCCGCCCGCACGCCACCTGCAACGGCGCGCTGGTCTGGGCCTTCCAGGATCTTCTGCCCGGTGCCGGCTGGGGCGTGGTCGATGCGACCGGCCTGCCGAAATCCGCCTGGCACGCGCTGCGCCGCGCCTTCCGCCCGATGCAGATCGTGCTCACCGACGAGGGCACGAACGGGCTCGACGTGCATGTCCTCAATGACGGCGCGACCGAACGGCGCGTGACGCTGGAACTTTCCTGCCTGCGCCATGGCCGCCAGCCGGTGGTTTCCGGCCGGAGGGAGTTTGCGCTCGGCCCGCATGCGGCGCTGACGCTGCCGGCGACCGATCTCTTCGGCGCCTTCTTCGACACGACCTATGCCTTCCGCTTCGGCCCGCCCGCCCATGACGTGACGGTCGGCAGGCTTGCTGAGGCGGATGGGACGGTGATGGCAGAAGCCTTCCATTTCCCGCGCGGCCGCCCCGCGGCGATGGTCCCCGCCGTCGTGACGGCAGGACTTCGCCAGGTCGGGGAGGATTGGTTGCTGGACCTGTCGGCCGACCGCCTCGCCCAGTCCGTCGTCATCGAGGCCGAGGGCTTCGTGCCGTCGGACAACTGGTTCCATCTTGCGCCGGGCGGGGTGAAGACCGTCGGCCTTGCCCCACGGCCGGGCACCGATCCGGCCGCAAGACCCAAGGGCGAAATCCGCGGCCTCGGCGTCGACGCCATTATCTCGTTCTGA
- the recF gene encoding DNA replication/repair protein RecF (All proteins in this family for which functions are known are DNA-binding proteins that assist the filamentation of RecA onto DNA for the initiation of recombination or recombinational repair.) encodes MPHKVFLSRLKLTDFRNYAGLSLPLDGRHVVLTGQNGAGKTNLMEAVSFLSPGRGLRRAAYGDVPRAGSEGGFSVFATVEGMMDEVDIGTGTEGGDEGQARKLRINGTPARTVDELLDHLRVLWLTPSMDGLFTGPSADRRRFLDRLVLSLDPEHGRRATDFEKAMRGRNRLLSEPRPDPAWLTALEKQMAELGIAMAHARHELVGLLSGLVEAARDDGPFPSATMRLSGFLDGEWQRPAYEIEDIYLEMLREGRYRDSAAGRTLDGPHRADLVIRHREKDMEAERCSTGEQKALLVGLILAHAGLVASMTGHAPVLLLDEIAAHLDEGRRAALFDRVDALGGQAFMTGTDRAMFDALGERAQFLTVSNGGIVT; translated from the coding sequence ATGCCGCACAAGGTCTTTCTCTCCCGCCTCAAGCTCACGGATTTCCGCAATTATGCGGGCCTGTCGCTGCCGCTCGACGGCCGGCATGTCGTACTGACGGGACAGAACGGCGCGGGCAAGACCAATCTCATGGAGGCCGTGTCCTTCCTGTCGCCCGGCCGGGGTCTGCGCCGCGCCGCCTATGGCGATGTTCCCCGCGCCGGCAGCGAGGGCGGCTTTTCCGTCTTCGCCACCGTCGAGGGCATGATGGACGAAGTCGATATCGGCACCGGCACGGAAGGCGGCGACGAGGGCCAGGCGCGAAAGCTCCGGATCAACGGCACGCCGGCCCGCACCGTCGACGAGCTGCTCGATCACCTGCGCGTGCTCTGGCTCACGCCCTCGATGGACGGCCTCTTCACCGGCCCTTCCGCCGATCGCCGCCGCTTCCTCGACCGGCTGGTGCTGTCGCTCGATCCCGAGCACGGCCGCCGCGCGACGGATTTCGAGAAGGCGATGCGCGGACGCAACCGGCTGCTCTCCGAACCCCGGCCCGATCCCGCCTGGCTGACGGCGCTGGAAAAGCAGATGGCCGAGCTCGGCATCGCCATGGCCCATGCGCGCCACGAACTCGTCGGCCTGCTCTCTGGCCTCGTCGAGGCGGCGCGCGACGACGGGCCTTTCCCTTCGGCCACCATGCGGCTCTCCGGCTTCCTCGACGGGGAATGGCAGCGTCCGGCCTACGAGATCGAGGACATCTATCTCGAAATGCTGAGGGAAGGGCGCTACCGCGACTCTGCCGCCGGCCGCACGCTGGACGGGCCGCACCGCGCCGACCTCGTCATTCGCCACCGCGAGAAGGACATGGAGGCCGAGCGCTGCTCGACGGGCGAGCAGAAGGCGCTGCTCGTCGGCCTCATCCTTGCCCATGCCGGCCTCGTGGCGAGCATGACCGGCCATGCGCCCGTCCTGCTGCTCGACGAGATCGCCGCCCATCTCGACGAGGGTCGCCGTGCCGCGCTGTTCGACCGCGTCGACGCGCTCGGCGGCCAGGCCTTCATGACCGGCACCGACCGGGCGATGTTCGATGCGCTCGGCGAACGCGCGCAGTTTCTCACCGTCTCGAACGGAGGCATCGTGACATGA
- a CDS encoding DUF1839 family protein, translating to MAAIFAGLDPETYQPHALHDPERMWPETNCYVDLWIEVLNAFGTRPEAMLGFSLTQDFEGDQFTFFKVPLEDLETLYGIRCTELAIFDRVESHVATQIARGRLCLIEMDSFYMPDTRGVAYGQEHGKTTVAVNRLDLANKRLDYFHNAGFFRLEGEDFDGLFHLNDGPEDLPFLPYTEFAKFPAEQPGEAHLRREANRLAAFHFARRPAENPVAAFASVFPQQVEAVAERPFGFFHKYAFNTLRQLGANFELAGSHLDWLAPDGGLADAADAARKISETAKSVQFQLARAVTRRKFAPLATALDPAAEAWDRLMATLAARLG from the coding sequence ATGGCTGCCATCTTCGCCGGGCTTGACCCCGAGACCTACCAGCCACATGCGCTACACGATCCCGAGCGCATGTGGCCGGAGACGAACTGCTATGTCGACCTCTGGATCGAGGTGCTGAACGCATTCGGCACCCGGCCCGAGGCGATGCTCGGCTTCTCGCTGACGCAGGATTTCGAGGGCGACCAGTTCACCTTCTTCAAGGTGCCGCTGGAGGACCTCGAAACCCTCTACGGCATCCGCTGCACGGAGCTTGCCATCTTCGACCGGGTGGAGAGCCATGTCGCGACCCAGATCGCGCGCGGTCGTCTCTGCCTCATCGAGATGGATAGCTTCTACATGCCCGATACGCGCGGCGTCGCCTACGGGCAGGAGCACGGCAAGACGACGGTGGCGGTCAACCGGCTGGACCTTGCGAACAAACGGCTCGACTATTTCCACAATGCCGGCTTCTTCCGGCTGGAGGGCGAGGATTTCGACGGCCTGTTCCACCTGAACGACGGCCCCGAGGACCTGCCCTTCCTGCCCTATACGGAATTCGCGAAATTCCCGGCGGAGCAGCCCGGTGAGGCGCATCTGCGCCGCGAGGCAAATCGCCTCGCCGCCTTCCATTTCGCCCGGCGTCCGGCGGAAAATCCGGTGGCGGCCTTCGCCAGCGTGTTTCCGCAGCAGGTGGAGGCGGTGGCGGAGCGGCCCTTCGGCTTCTTCCACAAATATGCCTTCAACACGCTGCGCCAGCTCGGCGCCAATTTCGAGCTGGCCGGCAGCCATCTCGACTGGCTCGCGCCGGATGGCGGCCTGGCGGACGCCGCCGACGCTGCGCGGAAGATTTCCGAGACGGCGAAGTCCGTGCAGTTCCAGCTTGCCCGCGCCGTGACGCGCCGCAAATTCGCGCCGCTGGCGACCGCGCTCGACCCGGCCGCCGAGGCCTGGGACAGGCTGATGGCGACACTCGCCGCCCGCCTCGGCTGA
- a CDS encoding glycoside hydrolase family 5 protein, with product MRSSTGAKALFRLVATMAAIAIPLEAGAACLKGINLAGAEFGEGRGTYGKDYTYPSAETIAYFAGKGFNAVRLPFKWERLQPRLGRGFDKAERTRLSDAVKALRKAGMTVILDPHNYAYYGKDRIGSDAVPDGAFADFWQRLAEDYKDDQGVQFGLMNEPYDVTATQWLASANAAIAAIRKTGATNLVLVPGTIWTGAHSWEEERDGGANGTVMLAVEDPANNHAYEVHQYLDADFSGKAKTCERADDAVKALERFTDWLKRNGKRGFLGEFGASADPACLDGLARMTALVGRETGVWTGWTYWAAGDWWPADEPLNIQPTAEGDRPQMAALVAGANPSEAAGSCPALP from the coding sequence ATGCGATCCTCGACCGGCGCGAAGGCGCTCTTTCGGCTGGTGGCGACCATGGCGGCAATCGCTATTCCGCTTGAGGCGGGCGCGGCCTGCCTGAAGGGCATCAATCTGGCCGGCGCCGAATTCGGCGAGGGCCGCGGCACCTACGGCAAGGACTATACTTATCCGTCCGCCGAGACGATCGCCTATTTCGCCGGCAAGGGCTTCAACGCCGTGCGGCTTCCCTTCAAGTGGGAGCGCCTGCAGCCGCGCCTTGGCCGCGGCTTCGACAAGGCGGAGCGCACGCGGCTTTCCGATGCGGTGAAGGCGCTGCGCAAGGCCGGCATGACCGTCATCCTCGACCCGCACAACTACGCCTATTACGGCAAGGACCGGATCGGCTCGGACGCGGTGCCGGACGGCGCCTTCGCCGATTTCTGGCAGCGGCTGGCCGAGGATTACAAGGATGACCAGGGCGTGCAGTTCGGCCTGATGAACGAGCCCTACGACGTGACGGCGACGCAATGGCTCGCCTCCGCCAATGCCGCCATCGCCGCCATCCGAAAGACCGGCGCGACGAACCTCGTTCTCGTCCCCGGCACGATCTGGACCGGCGCGCATAGCTGGGAGGAGGAGCGCGACGGCGGCGCCAACGGCACCGTGATGCTCGCCGTCGAGGACCCGGCGAACAATCATGCCTACGAGGTGCACCAGTATCTCGACGCGGACTTTTCCGGCAAGGCGAAGACCTGCGAGCGGGCGGACGACGCGGTGAAGGCGCTAGAGCGCTTTACCGACTGGCTGAAGCGCAACGGCAAGCGCGGTTTCCTCGGCGAGTTCGGCGCCTCCGCCGATCCCGCCTGCCTCGACGGGCTCGCCCGCATGACGGCGCTCGTCGGCAGGGAGACCGGGGTCTGGACCGGCTGGACCTATTGGGCGGCAGGCGACTGGTGGCCGGCGGACGAGCCGCTCAACATCCAGCCGACCGCCGAAGGGGACCGCCCGCAGATGGCCGCGCTCGTTGCCGGCGCGAACCCGTCCGAGGCGGCGGGAAGCTGCCCCGCGCTGCCCTGA
- a CDS encoding acyl-CoA dehydrogenase family protein, translated as MTLTVGSSLTERAERVSAVAAAHADDVDAKGRFPREAVDAMIAERLLSIQIPAALGGEDSSLSEIAEVCSLIGQSCSAAAMVFAMHHIKLSSLVTHGQESVWHAAFMRRVADGQLLLGSATTEGGIGGNLRNSICAVEIEGDLCRLTKDATVISYGANADAILITSRAHADAASTDQVMTVFTRDQYTLEQTHVWDTLGMRGTCSDGWLFKGEAPKEQIFPKPFAEIAAQSMLATSHLLWSAVWYGIAVNAVSRAQAFVRAAARKSPGVAPPGALRLAEASNLLQLVKSSTVAGLREYEAAKADPDRLSSMGFAVAMNNVKIASSETILTIINQAMLICGIMGYKNGTPFSLGRHLRDAHSAQLMISNDRILGNTSNLLLVHKQDTSLIG; from the coding sequence ATGACCCTCACCGTCGGTTCCAGCCTCACGGAGCGCGCCGAGCGCGTCTCCGCGGTGGCCGCAGCCCATGCCGACGACGTGGACGCCAAGGGCCGTTTCCCCCGGGAAGCGGTCGACGCCATGATCGCCGAACGGCTGCTGTCCATCCAGATCCCCGCCGCGCTCGGCGGCGAGGATTCCTCGCTTTCCGAGATCGCCGAGGTCTGTTCGCTGATCGGCCAGAGCTGCTCGGCCGCCGCCATGGTCTTCGCCATGCACCACATCAAGCTGTCGAGCCTCGTCACGCACGGGCAGGAAAGCGTCTGGCACGCCGCCTTCATGCGGCGCGTGGCGGACGGCCAGCTGCTGCTCGGCTCGGCGACGACCGAGGGCGGCATCGGCGGCAACCTGCGCAACAGCATCTGCGCCGTCGAGATCGAGGGTGACCTCTGCCGCCTCACCAAGGATGCGACGGTGATCTCCTACGGCGCCAATGCGGACGCCATTCTCATCACCTCCCGCGCCCATGCGGATGCCGCCTCGACCGACCAGGTCATGACCGTCTTCACCAGGGACCAGTACACGCTGGAGCAGACCCACGTCTGGGATACGCTCGGCATGCGCGGCACCTGCTCGGACGGCTGGCTCTTCAAGGGCGAGGCGCCGAAGGAGCAGATCTTCCCGAAGCCCTTCGCCGAGATCGCCGCCCAGTCGATGCTCGCCACCTCGCATCTCCTGTGGAGCGCGGTCTGGTACGGCATCGCCGTCAACGCGGTCTCCCGCGCGCAGGCCTTCGTGCGCGCCGCGGCCCGCAAGAGCCCCGGCGTCGCGCCGCCCGGCGCGCTGCGCCTTGCGGAAGCCTCGAACCTGCTCCAGCTCGTGAAGTCCAGCACCGTCGCCGGTCTTCGCGAATACGAGGCGGCCAAGGCGGATCCGGACCGGCTCTCCTCCATGGGCTTTGCCGTCGCGATGAACAACGTGAAGATCGCCTCCTCCGAGACGATCCTGACGATCATCAACCAGGCCATGCTGATCTGCGGCATCATGGGCTACAAGAACGGCACGCCCTTCAGCCTCGGCCGGCACCTGCGCGACGCGCATTCCGCCCAACTCATGATCTCCAACGACCGCATCCTCGGCAACACGTCGAACCTCCTGCTTGTGCACAAGCAGGACACCAGCCTGATCGGGTGA
- a CDS encoding HAD-IA family hydrolase, producing MSSSARPLFERSFSAFLFDMDGTIINSIPATERVWSRWALKHGLDVATFLPTMHGQRGIDTIGRLGLPGVDPVAEAKEVERGEMEDVDGILPIPGAIAFLSALPAGRWGIVTSAPAALAHRRLAAAGIPLPEVIVTAEDVTKGKPAPDGYRLGAARLGFDPADCLVFEDVPAGILAGEGAGAHVVVITATHHQPIETSHPRLENYEGVSSVVDADGKLSLVQSAG from the coding sequence TTGTCCTCTTCCGCCCGTCCGCTCTTCGAGCGCAGCTTCTCCGCCTTCCTCTTCGACATGGACGGCACGATCATCAATTCCATTCCGGCGACGGAACGGGTGTGGAGCCGGTGGGCGCTGAAGCATGGGCTCGACGTCGCCACCTTCCTGCCGACCATGCACGGCCAGCGCGGCATCGACACGATCGGCCGGCTCGGCCTGCCGGGCGTCGATCCGGTCGCCGAGGCGAAGGAAGTGGAACGGGGCGAGATGGAGGATGTCGACGGCATCCTTCCCATTCCCGGCGCGATCGCCTTCCTGTCCGCGCTCCCGGCCGGCCGCTGGGGCATCGTGACGTCGGCGCCGGCCGCGCTGGCACATCGGCGCCTCGCCGCCGCAGGCATTCCGCTGCCTGAAGTCATCGTGACGGCCGAGGACGTGACCAAGGGCAAGCCGGCGCCGGACGGCTACCGGCTCGGCGCCGCGCGTCTCGGTTTCGATCCCGCCGATTGCCTCGTCTTCGAGGACGTGCCGGCGGGCATCCTGGCCGGCGAAGGGGCAGGCGCGCATGTGGTCGTGATCACGGCGACGCACCACCAGCCGATCGAGACGAGCCATCCGCGCCTCGAAAATTACGAGGGCGTTTCTTCCGTGGTGGACGCCGACGGCAAACTCAGCCTCGTGCAGAGCGCAGGCTGA
- a CDS encoding IMPACT family protein, producing the protein MYTLDRTEQFEQEIRKSRFRAIACPVDSEAEARARLAEVSDAAANHNCWAWRIGQAYRFNDDGEPSGTAGKPILQAIDGQALDRTLVVVTRWFGGILLGSGGLIRAYGGTAALCLRAAAKTEYVERVALTVSLGFSDLALVKARLGAAAGLVMDDETYHDTGARLSFRVPSEKAEEIGRLIVDLTSGRAEIDG; encoded by the coding sequence TTGTACACGCTGGACCGCACCGAACAGTTCGAGCAGGAGATCCGCAAGAGCCGGTTCCGCGCGATCGCCTGCCCGGTCGACAGCGAGGCGGAGGCGAGGGCCCGGCTGGCGGAGGTGTCGGATGCCGCCGCGAACCACAATTGCTGGGCCTGGCGCATCGGCCAGGCCTATCGCTTCAACGATGACGGCGAGCCGAGCGGCACCGCGGGCAAGCCGATCCTCCAGGCCATCGACGGCCAGGCGCTCGACCGCACGCTGGTCGTCGTCACCCGCTGGTTCGGCGGAATTCTTCTGGGCAGCGGCGGGCTCATCCGCGCCTATGGCGGCACGGCCGCGCTTTGCCTGCGCGCCGCCGCGAAAACCGAATATGTCGAGCGGGTCGCGCTCACCGTCTCGCTCGGGTTTTCCGATCTGGCGCTCGTCAAGGCGCGGCTCGGCGCTGCCGCCGGGCTGGTAATGGACGACGAGACCTATCACGATACGGGCGCCCGCCTGTCCTTCCGCGTGCCCTCGGAAAAGGCGGAGGAAATCGGCCGGCTGATCGTGGATCTCACCAGCGGGCGCGCCGAAATCGACGGCTGA